A genomic segment from Anas acuta chromosome 29, bAnaAcu1.1, whole genome shotgun sequence encodes:
- the PRPH gene encoding peripherin, with amino-acid sequence MDRGSRAPPAPRRAPGVPPAPVSAAPGRLAEAAAARGAERAELAALNDRFAAFLERVRALERQNGALRSALGRAAAAAAPRAAGLVQGELRGLRDRLQRLGRDRDRLQAERDGLAAELRGLRQRLEDEMQKREDAEKSLVLFRKDVDDATLSRLELERKIELLMDEIGFLKKLHEEELRDLEVSAQSQQAEVQVELRQPDLTAALRDIRTQYESIAVKNLQEAEEWYKSKFADLSDAANRNHEALRLARQEMNESRRQIQSLTCEVDGLKGMNEALQRQMREMEDEFGVEIGSYQDVVGRLEQEIQHMKEEMARHLREYQDLLNIKMALDIEIATYRKLLEGEESRATFPLHPAASFSTRSSVLELEPVPSPVRRMLLIKTIETRDGQQVVTESHTERAEPK; translated from the exons ATGGACCGAGGCAGCCgcgccccccccgcgccccgccgcgcccccggGGTCCCACCGGCCCCGGTCTCCGCCGCTCCCGGGCGCTtggcggaggcggcggccgcacggggagcggagcgggcgGAGCTGGCGGCGCTCAACGATCGTTTCGCGGCGTTCCTGGAACGGGTGCGGGCGCTGGAGCGGCAGAACGGGGCCCTGCGCTCCGCCCtgggccgcgccgccgccgccgccgccccccgagCCGCGGGGCTGGTGCAGGGCGAGCTCCGGGGGCTGCGGGACCGGCTGCAGCGCCTCGGCCGGGACCGCGATCGCCTCCAAGCCGAGCGCGACGGGCTGGCCGCCGAGCTGCGGGGGCTGCGGCAGCG gCTGGAAGATGAGATGCAGAAGCGGGAGGATGCGGAGAAGAGCCTCGTGCTGTTCCGCAAG GACGTGGATGACGCCACGCTGTCCCGCCTGGAGCTGGAGCGCAAAATTGAGCTGCTGATGGATGAGATCGGCTTCCTGAAGAAGCTGCACGAGGAG GAGCTGCGGGACCTGGAGGTGAGCGCGCAGAGCCAGCAGGCGGAGGTGCAGGTGGAGCTCCGCCAGCCGGACCTGACGGCCGCGCTGCGCGACATCCGCACCCAGTACGAGAGCATCGCCGTGAAGAACCTGCAGGAAGCCGAGGAGTGGTACAAGTCGAAG TTCGCCGATCTCTCAGACGCGGCCAACCGCAACCACGAGGCGCTGCGGCTGGCGAGGCAGGAGATGAACGAGTCCCGGCGGCAGATCCAGAGCCTCACCTGCGAGGTGGATGGGCTGAAGGGCATG aACGAGGCGCTGCAGCGGCAGATGCGGGAGATGGAGGACGAGTTCGGGGTGGAGATCGGGAGCTACCAGGACGTGGTGGGGCGGCTGGAGCAGGAGATCCAGCACATGAAGGAGGAGATGGCGCGGCACCTGCGCGAGTACCAGGACCTGCTCAACATCAAGATGGCCCTGGACATCGAGATCGCCACGTACCGCAAGCTGCTGGAGGGCGAGGAGAGCCG ggccACCTTCCCCCTGCACCCCGCTGCCTCCTTCAGCACCAGAAGCTCAG TGCTTGAGCTGGAGCCGGTGCCGAGCCCCGTGCGGAGGATGCTGCTCATCAAAACCATCGAGACGAGGGACGGGCAG CAGGTGGTGACGGAGTCGCACACGGAGCGAGCGGAGCCCAAGTGA
- the LOC137845895 gene encoding tubulin alpha-1C chain-like, giving the protein MPSDKTIGGGDDSFNTFFSETGAGKHVPRAVFVDLEPTVIDEVRTGTYRQLFHPEQLITGKEDAANNYARGHYTIGKEIIDTVRDRIRKLAEQCTGLQGFLVFHSFGGGTGSGFTSLLMERLSVDYGKKSKLEFSIYPAPQVSTAVVEPYNSILTTHTTLEHSDCAFMVDNEAIYDICRRNLDIERPTYTNLNRLIGQIVSSITASLRFDGALNVDLTEFQTNLVPYPRIHFPLATYAPVISAEKAYHEQLSVAEITNACFEPANQMVKCDPRHGKYMACCLLYRGDVVPKDVNAAIATIKTKRTIQFVDWCPTGFKVGINYQPPTVVPGGDLAKVQRAVCMLSNTTAIAEAWARLDHKFDLMYAKRAFVHWYVGEGMEEGEFSEAREDMAALEKDYEEVGADSVEGDEEGEY; this is encoded by the exons ATGCCCAGCGACAAGACCATCGGCGGGGGGGACGACTCCTTCAACACCTTCTTCAGCGAGACGGGGGCCGGCAAGCACGTGCCCCGGGCCGTCTTCGTGGACCTGGAGCCCACGGTGATCG ACGAGGTGCGCACGGGGACGTACCGGCAGCTCTTCCACCCCGAGCAGCTGATCACGGGCAAGGAGGATGCGGCCAACAACTACGCGCGGGGGCACTACACCATCGGCAAGGAGATCATCGACACCGTGCGCGACCGCATCCgcaagctg GCTGAGCAGTGCACGGGGCTGCAGGGCTTCCTGGTCTTCCACAGCTTCGGGGGTGGCACTGGCTCCGGCTTCACCTCCCTGCTCATGGAGCGCCTCTCGGTCGACTACGGCAAGAAGTCCAAGCTGGAGTTCTCCATCTACCCGGCCCCCCAGGTGTCCACGGCCGTGGTGGAGCCCTACAACTCCATCCTCACCACCCACACCACGCTGGAGCACTCCGACTGCGCCTTCATGGTGGACAACGAGGCCATCTACGACATCTGCCGCAGGAACCTGGACATCGAGAGGCCCACCTACACCAACCTCAACCGGTTGATCGGCCAGATCGTGTCCTCCATCACGGCCTCCCTGCGCTTCGATGGGGCCCTGAACGTTGACCTGACCGAGTTCCAGACCAACCTGGTGCCGTACCCGCGCATCCACTTCCCCCTGGCCACCTACGCCCCCGTCATCTCGGCCGAGAAGGCTTACCACGAGCAGCTCTCGGTGGCCGAGATCACCAACGCCTGCTTCGAGCCGGCCAACCAGATGGTGAAGTGCGACCCGCGGCACGGCAAGTACATGGCGTGCTGCCTGCTGTACCGCGGGGACGTGGTGCCCAAGGACGTCAACGCCGCCATCGCCACCATCAAGACCAAGCGCACCATCCAGTTCGTGGACTGGTGCCCGACGGGTTTCAAGGTGGGCATCAACTACCAGCCTCCCACGGTGGTGCCCGGGGGGGACCTGGCCAAGGTGCAGCGTGCTGTGTGCATGCTGAGCAACACCACGGCCATCGCCGAGGCCTGGGCCCGCCTGGACCACAAGTTCGACCTGATGTACGCCAAGCGTGCCTTCGTGCACTGGTACGTGGGGGAGGGCATGGAGGAGGGGGAGTTCTCGGAGGCCAGGGAGGACATGGCCGCCCTGGAGAAGGATTACGAGGAGGTGGGGGCTGACAGCGTGGAGGGTGACGAGGAGGGGGAGTACTAG
- the DNAJC22 gene encoding dnaJ homolog subfamily C member 22 codes for MGKRLLVAYGLWALGGPLGLHHLYLGRDSHALLWMLTLGGFGAGWLGDLWHLPGWVAAANGAGPPGQRVGSVPALSALRLAGQVAVGTYFGLAAALALPWVPQLLAQPLAVGLGVLLVSSVGDQASEAPSIFTAAFLASLLFQGRVLAVLPSSLAASIAAQRRRRYKRPGAPRPRLPARLYHLGLAYLAFAAPLAYGVLSGAIGVLGPPLRWLGALPALPRAVAERLLLLPLRAGRILAELLGFVSPEPSGWSERRQRAYKVLGIPPGAAPEDVHRSYRELVKLWHPDHNRHRAEEAERRFIELQEAYEVLAGPRRAAGG; via the exons ATGGGCAAGCGGCTGCTGGTGGCCTACGGGCTGTGGGCGCTGGGGGGGCCGCTGGGGCTGCACCACCTCTACCTGGGCCGCGACAGCCACGCGCTGCTCTGGATGCTGACCCTGGGCGGCTTCGGCGCCGGCTGGCTCGGGGACTTGTGGCACCTCCCCGGCTGGGTGGCCGCCGCCAACGGGGCCGGGCCCCCGGGGCAGCGCGTGGGGAGCGTGCCGGCGCTGAGCGCCCTGCGGCTGGCGGGGCAGGTGGCGGTGGGGACGTATTTCGGGCTGGCGGCGGCGCTGGCGCTGCCCTGGGTGCCGCAGTTGCTGGCGCAGCCGctggccgtggggctgggggtgctgctggtgtcCTCGGTGGGCGACCAGGCCTCCGAAGCGCCCAGCATCTTCACCGCGGCCTTCCTCgcctccctcctcttccaggGCCGGGTGCTGGCGGTGCTGCCCTCCAGTTTGGCCGCCAGCATCGCCGCCCAGCGCCGCCGGCGCTATAAACGCCCCGGGGCGCCCCGGCCGCGGTTGCCGGCCCGGCTTTACCACCTGGGGCTGGCCTACTTGGCCTTCGCCGCCCCGCTCGCCTACGGCGTCCTCAGCGGTGCCATCGGGGTGCTGGGCCCCCCGTTGCGTTGGCTCGGGGCCCTCCCGGCGCTGCCCCGCGCCGTGGCCGAgcggctcctgctcctgcccctgcgTGCCGGCCGCATCCTGGCCGAGCTGCTGGGTTTTGTCAGCCCTGAGCCCAGCGGCTGGAGCGAGAGGAGGCAGCGAGCCTACAAG GTCCTGGGCATCCCACCCGGCGCCGCCCCCGAGGACGTGCACAGGAGCTACCGGGAGCTGGTGAAGCTCTGGCACCCCGACCACAACCGGCACCGGGCCGAGGAGGCCGAGAGGCGTTTCATCGAGCTGCAGGAGGCCTACGAGGTGCTGGCGGGGCCCAGGAGGGCCGCGGGGGGGTGA
- the C1QL4 gene encoding complement C1q-like protein 4 produces the protein MVLVLLVAIPLLVHSSKAAAHYEMLGSCRMVCDPYPGPELPPASPPPFLPGAKGEPGRKGRAGVRGPPGPPGPRGPPGEPGRPGPPGPPGPGPGGYIPSFYSPKIAFYAGLRKPHEGYEVLRFDDVVTNVGNYYEPSSGKFTCPLPGIYFFTYHVLMRGGDGTSMWADLMKNGQVRASAIAQDADQNYDYASNSVILHLDVGDEVCVKLDGGKVHGGNTNKYSTFSGFIIYPD, from the exons atggtgctggtgctgctggtggccatcCCGCTGCTGGTGCACAGCTCCAAGGCGGCCGCGCACTACGAGATGCTGGGCAGCTGCCGCATGGTCTGCGACCCCTACCCCGGCCCCGAGCTGCCCCCTGCCTCCCCGCCACCCTTCCTGCCGGGGGCCAAGGGTGAGCCAGGGCGCAAGGGCCGTGCCGGAGTACGGGGCCCCCCTGGGCCACCGGGGCCGCGGGGACCGCCGGGGGAACCGGGCCGGCCAGGGCCACCGGGACCGCCGGGTCCGGGTCCCGGGGGGTACATCCCCTCCTTCTACAGCCCCAAGATTGCCTTCTACGCCGGGCTGCGGAAGCCCCACGAGGGCTACGAGGTGCTGCGCTTCGACGACGTGGTGACCAACGTGGGCAACTACTACGAGCCGTCGAGCGGGAAGTTCACCTGCCCCCTGCCCGGCATCTACTTCTTCACCTACCACGTCCTCATGCGCGGCGGCGATGGCACCAGCATGTGGGCCGACCTCATGAAGAACGGGCAG GTGCGGGCCAGCGCCATCGCGCAGGACGCGGACCAGAACTACGACTACGCCAGCAACAGCGTCATCCTGCACCTGGACGTGGGCGACGAGGTCTGCGTCAAGCTGGACGGCGGCAAGGTGCACGGCGGCAACACCAACAAGTACAGCACCTTCTCGGGCTTCATCATCTACCCCgactga
- the LOC137845891 gene encoding tubulin alpha-1A chain: MRECISIHVGQAGVQIGNACWELYCLEHGIQPDGQMPSDKTIGGGDDSFNTFFSETGAGKHVPRAVFVDLEPTVIDEVRTGTYRQLFHPEQLITGKEDAANNYARGHYTIGKEIIDLVLDRIRKLADQCTGLQGFLVFHSFGGGTGSGFTSLLMERLSVDYGKKSKLEFSIYPAPQVSTAVVEPYNSILTTHTTLEHSDCAFMVDNEAIYDICRRNLDIERPTYTNLNRLIGQIVSSITASLRFDGALNVDLTEFQTNLVPYPRIHFPLATYAPVISAEKAYHEQLSVAEITNACFEPANQMVKCDPRHGKYMACCLLYRGDVVPKDVNAAIATIKTKRTIQFVDWCPTGFKVGINYQPPTVVPGGDLAKVQRAVCMLSNTTAIAEAWARLDHKFDLMYAKRAFVHWYVGEGMEEGEFSEAREDMAALEKDYEEVGVDSVEGEGEEEGEEY, translated from the exons ATG CGCGAGTGCATCTCCATCCACGTGGGCCAAGCGGGCGTGCAGATCGGCAATGCGTGCTGGGAGCTGTACTGCCTGGAGCACGGCATCCAGCCCGACGGGCAGATGCCCAGCGACAAGACCATCGGCGGGGGGGACGACTCCTTCAACACCTTCTTCAGCGAGACGGGGGCCGGCAAGCACGTGCCCCGGGCCGTCTTCGTGGACCTGGAGCCCACGGTGATCG ACGAGGTGCGCACGGGGACGTACCGGCAGCTCTTCCACCCCGAGCAGCTGATCACGGGCAAGGAGGATGCGGCCAACAACTACGCGCGGGGGCACTACACCATCGGCAAGGAGATCATCGACCTGGTGCTCGACCGCATCCGCAAGCTG GCTGACCAGTGCACGGGGCTGCAGGGCTTCCTGGTCTTCCACAGCTTCGGGGGTGGCACCGGCTCCGGCTTCACCTCCCTGCTCATGGAGCGCCTCTCGGTCGACTACGGCAAGAAGTCCAAGCTGGAGTTCTCCATCTACCCGGCCCCCCAGGTGTCCACTGCCGTGGTGGAGCCCTACAACTCCATCCTCACCACCCACACCACGCTGGAGCACTCCGACTGCGCCTTCATGGTGGACAACGAGGCCATCTACGACATCTGCCGCAGGAACCTGGACATCGAGAGGCCCACCTACACCAACCTCAACCGGCTGATCGGCCAGATCGTGTCCTCCATCACGGCCTCCCTGCGCTTCGACGGAGCCCTCAACGTTGACCTGACCGAGTTCCAGACCAACCTGGTGCCGTACCCGCGCATCCACTTCCCCCTGGCCACCTACGCCCCCGTCATCTCGGCCGAGAAGGCTTACCACGAGCAGCTCTCGGTGGCCGAGATCACCAACGCCTGCTTCGAGCCGGCCAACCAGATGGTGAAGTGCGACCCGCGGCACGGCAAGTACATGGCGTGCTGCCTGCTGTACCGCGGGGACGTGGTGCCCAAGGACGTCAACGCCGCCATCGCCACCATCAAGACCAAGCGCACCATCCAGTTCGTGGACTGGTGCCCGACGGGTTTCAAGGTGGGCATCAACTACCAGCCTCCCACGGTGGTGCCCGGGGGGGACCTGGCCAAGGTGCAGCGTGCTGTGTGCATGCTGAGCAACACCACGGCCATCGCCGAGGCCTGGGCCCGCCTGGACCACAAGTTCGACCTGATGTACGCCAAGCGTGCCTTCGTGCACTGGTACGTGGGGGAGGGCATGGAGGAGGGGGAGTTCTCGGAGGCCAGGGAGGACATGGCTGCCCTGGAGAAGGATTACGAGGAGGTGGGGGTAGACTCGgtggaaggggagggagaggaggaaggggaggagtaTTAA